Proteins co-encoded in one Actinomadura luteofluorescens genomic window:
- a CDS encoding sugar kinase has translation MRNRIAVIGECMIELSHLAPDRLAVGYAGDAFNVAAYLARTAAPGTADVQFVTLIGDDPYSALMRESWAAHGVGSAHTRAVPGGQAGLYLIRTDEAGERTFHYYRSQSAARGLFGPAHPPELDDAIADHDLVYLSGITLSILGTEARTRLLTVLDETRRRGGRVAFDTNYRPAGWPSPAAAAEAMSAVLTRTDIALPTFTDDQAVFGDRTPTDTIRRLRQAGVTEMAVKQGPQGSLLADTKTTIEIPAVPHVKVIDTTAAGDAFNGAYLATRLTGAPPAQAAETATTLAAEVITHQGALLPPTPART, from the coding sequence ATGCGGAACCGGATCGCCGTGATCGGCGAATGCATGATCGAACTGAGTCATCTCGCTCCCGACCGCCTGGCCGTTGGCTACGCCGGCGACGCCTTCAACGTCGCCGCCTACCTGGCCCGCACCGCGGCCCCCGGCACGGCCGACGTCCAGTTCGTCACCCTCATCGGCGACGACCCCTACAGCGCCCTGATGCGCGAGTCCTGGGCAGCCCACGGCGTCGGCTCCGCCCACACCCGCGCCGTCCCCGGCGGCCAGGCGGGCCTCTACCTCATCCGCACGGACGAAGCCGGCGAACGCACGTTCCACTACTACCGGTCCCAGTCGGCGGCCCGCGGCCTTTTCGGGCCCGCGCACCCCCCAGAGCTCGACGACGCGATCGCCGACCACGACCTCGTCTACCTCTCCGGCATCACCCTGTCGATTCTCGGCACCGAAGCCCGCACGAGGCTCCTCACCGTCCTGGACGAGACCCGCCGCCGCGGCGGCCGGGTGGCCTTCGACACCAACTACCGCCCCGCGGGCTGGCCCTCCCCCGCGGCCGCCGCCGAAGCCATGTCCGCCGTCCTGACCAGGACGGACATAGCCCTCCCCACCTTCACCGACGACCAGGCCGTCTTCGGCGACAGAACCCCGACCGACACGATCAGGCGCCTGAGACAAGCCGGAGTGACCGAAATGGCGGTCAAACAGGGCCCCCAAGGCTCCCTGCTGGCCGACACGAAGACGACGATCGAAATCCCCGCCGTCCCCCACGTAAAAGTGATCGACACCACAGCCGCAGGCGACGCCTTCAACGGCGCCTACCTGGCCACCCGCCTGACAGGCGCCCCACCCGCCCAAGCAGCCGAAACAGCAACCACCTTGGCAGCCGAGGTCATAACCCACCAGGGAGCCCTACTCCCCCCAACCCCAGCAAGAACCTGA
- a CDS encoding anti-sigma factor: protein MTEETAAMPASTKLSVRDVVTVKLPAASAYLSVLRTATAGLAARLDFTLDEIEDLRIAVDEACAMLLAQAVPGTDLTCEFELTGEAMRISVSVLTVDGEEPSRDTFAWTVLSSLAGEVDARVGSDDRVTVTLQKRRGAAGAP, encoded by the coding sequence GTGACCGAGGAAACCGCTGCAATGCCGGCCAGTACGAAGTTGTCCGTCCGTGACGTGGTCACGGTGAAGTTGCCTGCCGCGAGTGCCTACCTGTCCGTGCTGCGGACCGCGACCGCGGGCCTGGCGGCCAGGTTGGACTTCACGCTGGACGAGATCGAGGACCTGCGCATCGCCGTTGACGAGGCGTGCGCGATGCTGCTCGCTCAGGCGGTGCCCGGCACCGATCTGACGTGCGAGTTCGAGTTGACCGGGGAGGCGATGCGCATCTCTGTGTCGGTTCTGACGGTGGACGGTGAGGAGCCGAGCCGCGACACGTTCGCGTGGACGGTGTTGTCGTCTCTGGCGGGCGAGGTGGACGCCAGGGTGGGCTCCGACGACCGGGTCACCGTGACGCTGCAGAAGCGTCGCGGTGCGGCGGGGGCCCCGTGA
- a CDS encoding RNA polymerase sigma factor SigF has protein sequence MPDRARARALFERLAQLPEGDPERQRIRDQLVELHLPLVEYLARRFRNRGEWLDDLIQVATIGLIKSIDRFDLERGVEFSTYATPTIVGEIKRHFRDKGWAVRVPRRLQELKLSLTKAISDLAQREGRAPTVSELAAHLQMSEEEVLEGLESANAYSTVSLDAPDSGDEDAPAVADSLGMVDESLEGVEYRESLKPLLEKLPAREKKILLLRFFGNMTQSQIAAELGISQMHVSRLLARTLAQLRDGLTADE, from the coding sequence GTGCCGGATCGGGCGCGGGCGCGTGCGTTGTTCGAGCGTCTCGCCCAGTTGCCTGAGGGCGACCCGGAGCGCCAGCGCATCCGTGATCAGCTCGTGGAGCTGCATCTGCCGCTGGTGGAGTATCTCGCGCGGCGCTTCCGCAATCGTGGTGAGTGGCTGGACGACCTGATCCAGGTCGCCACGATCGGGTTGATCAAGTCGATCGACCGGTTCGATCTGGAGCGGGGGGTGGAGTTCTCCACCTATGCCACGCCGACGATCGTCGGTGAGATCAAGCGGCATTTCCGCGACAAGGGCTGGGCGGTGCGGGTGCCGCGCCGGCTGCAGGAGCTGAAGCTGTCGCTGACGAAGGCGATCAGTGATCTCGCGCAGCGGGAGGGCCGCGCTCCGACGGTGAGCGAGCTGGCGGCGCACCTGCAGATGAGCGAGGAGGAGGTGCTGGAGGGGCTGGAGTCGGCGAACGCCTATTCCACGGTGTCCCTCGACGCGCCTGACTCCGGTGACGAGGACGCCCCGGCGGTGGCGGACTCGCTCGGCATGGTGGACGAGTCGTTGGAGGGCGTGGAGTACCGCGAGTCCCTCAAGCCGCTGCTGGAGAAGCTCCCGGCGCGGGAGAAGAAGATTCTTCTGCTGCGTTTCTTCGGCAACATGACGCAGTCGCAGATCGCGGCGGAGCTGGGCATTTCGCAGATGCACGTGTCGCGGCTGCTGGCGCGGACGCTGGCGCAGCTCCGTGACGGCCTGACGGCGGACGAGTAG
- a CDS encoding diacylglycerol/lipid kinase family protein yields MRAMLIANPKATSTSRRARDILVRAFSGDLDLVLAETGHRGHATELARQAAVEGYEVVIALGGDGTVNEAVNGLLADGPSPDLPALAVLPSGSANVFARALGLPDDPIGATRSVLEALRAGRYRSVGLGTASHPGAPERYFTFCAGVGLDAEVVREVERRREAGLRADPSLYVRTAIRHFFSGTDRRRPALTLEQPGRPPKSGLFLAFISNTSPWTFMGRVPLNPSPKANFARGLDVFGMRSLELGATLGALAQMLTPRAYPIQGRHVLNLHDEAEVTVRADRPVAFQLDGDYLGEHRTVTFRSVPKAIRIVI; encoded by the coding sequence GTGCGCGCCATGCTCATCGCCAACCCCAAGGCGACCTCCACCTCCCGGCGGGCCCGCGACATCCTCGTGCGGGCCTTCTCCGGCGATCTCGATCTCGTTCTCGCGGAGACCGGTCACCGCGGCCACGCGACCGAGCTGGCCCGGCAGGCCGCCGTCGAGGGCTACGAGGTCGTGATCGCTCTCGGCGGGGACGGGACGGTGAACGAGGCCGTCAACGGGCTGCTGGCGGACGGTCCGTCCCCTGATCTGCCCGCGCTGGCGGTGCTGCCGAGCGGGAGCGCGAACGTGTTCGCCCGCGCGCTCGGCCTGCCGGACGATCCGATCGGCGCGACGCGGTCGGTGCTGGAGGCGCTGCGGGCGGGCCGGTACCGGTCGGTGGGGCTCGGCACGGCCTCCCATCCCGGGGCCCCGGAGCGGTATTTCACGTTCTGCGCGGGGGTGGGGCTGGACGCGGAGGTCGTGCGGGAGGTGGAGCGGCGCCGGGAGGCGGGCCTGCGGGCGGACCCGTCGCTGTATGTGCGGACCGCGATACGGCATTTCTTCTCCGGCACTGATCGGCGCCGTCCGGCGCTCACTTTGGAACAGCCCGGTCGCCCGCCGAAATCGGGGTTGTTCCTGGCGTTCATCTCCAATACGTCTCCATGGACTTTCATGGGCCGGGTGCCGTTGAATCCGAGTCCGAAGGCGAACTTCGCGCGCGGGCTGGACGTGTTCGGGATGCGTTCTCTGGAACTCGGCGCGACGCTGGGGGCGCTGGCGCAGATGCTGACTCCGCGGGCGTATCCCATTCAGGGGCGCCACGTGCTGAACCTGCACGATGAGGCGGAGGTCACGGTGCGCGCGGACCGGCCCGTGGCGTTCCAGCTGGACGGCGACTACCTGGGAGAGCACCGGACGGTCACGTTCCGCTCCGTGCCGAAGGCGATCCGCATCGTCATTTGA
- a CDS encoding WhiB family transcriptional regulator has protein sequence MDWRHRAACRDVDPELFFPIGNTGPAILQIEEAKQVCRRCDVSDACLRWALESGQESGVWGGMGEDERRALRRSRRALSVRR, from the coding sequence ATGGACTGGCGCCACCGCGCAGCCTGCCGTGACGTGGACCCCGAGCTCTTCTTCCCCATCGGCAACACCGGCCCCGCGATCCTGCAGATCGAAGAAGCCAAGCAGGTCTGCCGCCGCTGCGACGTCAGCGACGCCTGCCTGCGCTGGGCGCTCGAGTCCGGCCAGGAATCCGGCGTCTGGGGCGGCATGGGCGAAGACGAACGCCGCGCTCTCCGTCGTTCCCGCCGTGCCCTTAGCGTCAGGCGCTAG
- a CDS encoding sensor histidine kinase, giving the protein MPTLTDLVRDHTDLTDTDLEWLHALVSDWQLLADLSFADLLLWVPLRSADALPADGTTRAGRDRPGLLDTGAAVPGWVAIAQMRPTTGPTAYPEDLVGKVVRTGRRGLIDVAWRERRIVREGDPEWGSGIPVREESIPVRRGAKILGVIQRSTNLSSARTPSRLELTYLQSASDLATMISEGRFPVPGEEPNMVRSPRVGDGLMRLDRSGRVTYASPNAQSAYRRLGYPADLVGEALGQITADLCDTGEPMEEALSVVLSGRAPREVEVESRGSIMQLRTIPLVVGGTRIGAVVLCRDVTELRWRDRELMTKDATIREIHHRVKNNLQTVAALLRLQARRLRIPEGRAALDEAVRRVGSIAIVHETLSHTPDELIDFDDIADRVITMAGEVSTPETKVTPKRAGSFGVLPAEVATPLAMALTELLQNALEHGLANRFGTLEVVAHRYGEGEVTREPGGASFWGEWKAPGANDPRAPGTETEPPSGRRLVTIVADDGVGLPPDFDMESSDSLGLQIVRTLIIGELGGHLDFRPREGGGTEVVVDIPLDHHHRPSRP; this is encoded by the coding sequence GTGCCTACCTTGACCGATTTGGTCCGCGACCACACCGACCTCACCGACACCGACCTGGAGTGGCTCCACGCACTGGTCTCGGACTGGCAGCTGCTGGCCGACCTGTCGTTCGCGGACCTCCTGCTGTGGGTGCCGCTGCGGTCGGCGGACGCGCTGCCCGCCGACGGGACGACCCGCGCGGGCCGGGACAGGCCAGGCCTTCTGGACACCGGTGCGGCCGTCCCCGGCTGGGTCGCGATCGCGCAGATGCGCCCGACGACCGGCCCGACCGCCTACCCGGAGGACCTCGTCGGCAAGGTCGTCCGGACGGGCCGCCGCGGGCTGATCGACGTGGCGTGGCGCGAGCGCCGCATCGTCCGCGAGGGCGACCCGGAGTGGGGCAGCGGCATCCCCGTCCGCGAGGAGTCCATCCCGGTGCGCCGCGGCGCCAAGATCCTCGGGGTGATCCAGCGCAGCACGAACCTCAGCTCGGCGCGCACCCCGTCCCGGCTGGAGCTGACCTACCTGCAGAGCGCCAGCGACCTCGCCACGATGATCTCCGAGGGCCGGTTCCCGGTGCCGGGCGAGGAGCCGAACATGGTCCGCTCGCCCCGCGTCGGCGACGGCCTCATGCGCCTGGACCGCTCCGGCAGGGTCACCTACGCCAGCCCCAACGCCCAGTCGGCCTACCGGCGGCTCGGCTACCCGGCGGACCTGGTCGGCGAGGCGCTCGGGCAGATCACCGCGGACCTGTGCGACACCGGCGAGCCGATGGAGGAGGCGCTGAGCGTCGTGCTGTCGGGCCGCGCGCCCCGCGAGGTCGAGGTCGAGTCACGCGGGTCGATCATGCAGCTGCGCACGATCCCGCTCGTCGTCGGCGGGACCCGGATCGGGGCCGTCGTGCTGTGCCGGGACGTGACCGAGCTGCGCTGGCGCGACCGGGAGCTGATGACCAAGGACGCCACCATCCGGGAGATCCACCACCGGGTGAAGAACAACCTGCAGACGGTCGCGGCGCTCCTGCGGCTCCAGGCGCGGCGGCTGCGGATCCCGGAGGGGCGGGCCGCGCTGGACGAGGCCGTCCGCCGCGTCGGGTCGATCGCGATCGTGCACGAGACCCTGTCGCACACCCCCGACGAACTGATCGACTTCGACGACATCGCCGACCGGGTCATCACGATGGCGGGGGAGGTGTCCACCCCCGAGACCAAGGTCACCCCCAAGCGGGCCGGCAGCTTCGGCGTCCTGCCCGCCGAGGTCGCGACGCCGCTCGCGATGGCGCTCACCGAACTGCTGCAGAACGCCCTGGAGCACGGCCTGGCCAACCGGTTCGGGACCCTGGAGGTCGTGGCGCACCGCTACGGAGAGGGAGAGGTCACCCGGGAACCGGGCGGCGCGTCGTTCTGGGGCGAGTGGAAGGCCCCCGGCGCGAACGACCCCCGCGCCCCCGGCACCGAGACCGAGCCCCCGTCCGGCCGCCGCCTCGTCACGATCGTCGCGGACGACGGCGTGGGCCTGCCCCCCGACTTCGACATGGAGAGCAGCGACAGCCTGGGCCTCCAGATCGTCCGCACCCTGATCATCGGCGAACTGGGCGGCCACCTCGACTTCCGCCCCAGAGAAGGCGGAGGCACCGAAGTGGTAGTGGACATCCCCCTAGACCACCACCACCGCCCCAGCCGCCCCTGA
- a CDS encoding 8-amino-7-oxononanoate synthase, translating to MPGMTAGRDPLARLRDAAGRRAAAGLRRTLRPRPDGLTDLASNDYLGLSGDPRLVEGAVAAAREWGTGSTGSRLVTGTTRLHAELDRRLAAFTGSAAGLVFSSGFLANLGAVTALAGPDTLVVSDQVNHASIVDACRLSRSRVVIVPHRDAAAAERALAEREEDHALVVTDAVFSVDGDLAPLGALHAAARAHGALLVVDEAHALGVVGEGGRGAAHAAGLAGEPDVVLTLTLSKSLASQGGAVLGAPEVIDTLVDTGRSFIFDTGLNPPAAGAALAALDVLASDPALPGRARERALAISNLAAGSGLETARPAAAVVPVFLGEPQAAVRAAEICAEHGLRVGCFRPPSVPKGRACLRLTARATLDESDLTRLRAALAEIASSTGRSLHP from the coding sequence ATGCCCGGCATGACCGCAGGACGAGACCCCCTGGCCAGGCTCCGGGACGCGGCCGGACGGCGCGCCGCCGCCGGGCTGCGCCGGACGCTGCGCCCCCGGCCCGACGGCCTCACCGATCTGGCGTCCAACGACTACCTCGGGCTGTCCGGCGACCCGCGCCTCGTCGAGGGTGCCGTCGCGGCCGCGCGCGAGTGGGGCACCGGCTCCACCGGCTCGCGCCTGGTCACCGGGACGACGCGGCTGCACGCCGAGCTGGACCGGCGGCTCGCCGCGTTCACCGGCAGCGCCGCGGGGCTGGTGTTCTCCTCCGGCTTCCTGGCCAACCTCGGCGCCGTCACCGCGCTCGCGGGGCCCGACACCCTCGTGGTGTCCGACCAGGTCAACCACGCCTCCATCGTGGACGCGTGCCGGCTGTCGCGGTCCCGGGTGGTGATCGTCCCGCACCGGGACGCGGCCGCGGCGGAGCGGGCCCTCGCCGAGCGCGAGGAGGACCACGCCCTCGTCGTCACCGACGCGGTGTTCTCCGTGGACGGCGATCTCGCGCCGCTGGGCGCGCTGCACGCCGCCGCCCGGGCGCACGGGGCGCTGCTGGTGGTCGACGAGGCGCACGCGCTCGGCGTCGTCGGCGAGGGGGGCCGGGGCGCCGCGCACGCCGCCGGTCTCGCGGGAGAGCCCGACGTGGTCCTCACCCTCACGCTGTCGAAGTCGCTGGCGTCGCAGGGCGGGGCGGTCCTCGGGGCCCCCGAGGTGATCGACACCCTGGTCGACACGGGGCGATCGTTCATCTTCGACACCGGCCTGAACCCGCCCGCCGCGGGCGCCGCCCTCGCCGCGCTGGACGTCCTCGCGTCCGACCCCGCGCTGCCCGGCCGGGCCCGCGAACGGGCGCTCGCGATCTCAAACCTGGCGGCCGGTTCCGGCCTGGAAACGGCCAGGCCCGCGGCGGCCGTGGTCCCGGTGTTCCTGGGCGAGCCGCAGGCCGCGGTGCGGGCCGCCGAGATCTGCGCTGAGCACGGTCTGCGCGTCGGCTGCTTCCGGCCGCCGTCGGTCCCCAAGGGCCGGGCGTGCCTGCGGCTCACCGCACGCGCCACGCTGGACGAGTCGGACCTCACACGATTGCGGGCGGCCCTGGCGGAAATCGCGTCTTCTACCGGCCGTAGTCTTCACCCATAA
- a CDS encoding GntR family transcriptional regulator, translated as MTEVRGGPRHGGGFEHGFDRVSLGDLGKRHPNQAPRIPKYYKLKELLVELIQSLPAGSPLPPERTLAEKYETSRTTVRQALAELVVEGRLQRIQGKGTFVAKPKVAQELQLVSYTEDMRHHGLRPETRILEAGYVSADERLATLLCIRPGGRVLRIHRLRLADGEPMSIDTSHLPARRFPGLRRELPRHHSLYETLATAYDVHLTEAEETIETVLATPHDAQLLGVDVGLPMLLLSRHAFDTTGQPVEWAQSLYRGDRYKFITRLSR; from the coding sequence GTGACGGAGGTCAGGGGCGGGCCCCGGCACGGGGGCGGGTTCGAGCACGGCTTCGACCGGGTCTCGCTCGGCGACCTCGGTAAGCGCCACCCGAACCAGGCGCCCCGGATCCCCAAGTACTACAAGCTCAAGGAGCTGCTGGTCGAGCTGATCCAGTCGCTTCCCGCGGGCAGCCCGCTGCCGCCCGAGCGGACCCTCGCCGAGAAGTACGAGACGTCCCGCACGACCGTCCGGCAGGCCCTCGCCGAGCTGGTCGTCGAGGGGCGCCTCCAGCGCATCCAGGGCAAGGGCACCTTCGTCGCCAAGCCGAAGGTCGCCCAGGAGCTCCAGCTCGTCAGCTACACCGAGGACATGCGGCACCACGGGCTGCGCCCCGAGACGCGCATCCTGGAGGCCGGCTACGTCAGCGCCGACGAGCGCCTCGCCACGCTCCTGTGCATCCGGCCCGGCGGCCGGGTGCTGCGGATACACCGCCTCCGGCTGGCCGACGGCGAGCCGATGTCGATCGACACCTCCCACCTCCCGGCCCGCCGCTTCCCCGGCCTGCGCCGGGAGCTGCCGCGCCACCACTCCCTGTACGAGACGCTCGCGACCGCCTACGACGTCCACCTCACCGAGGCCGAGGAGACGATAGAGACGGTCCTCGCCACCCCGCACGACGCCCAGCTCCTGGGCGTGGACGTCGGCCTGCCGATGCTGCTGCTGTCGCGCCACGCGTTCGACACGACGGGCCAGCCGGTCGAGTGGGCCCAGTCCCTGTACCGGGGCGACCGCTACAAGTTCATCACCCGGCTGAGCCGCTGA
- the bioB gene encoding biotin synthase BioB — translation MTDILDIARRQVLDEGEGLSQGQVLEVLNLPDDRLQDLLALAHDVRMRWCGPEVEVEGIVSLKTGGCPEDCHFCSQSGKFESPVRSVWLNIPELVEAARETAATGATEFCIVAAVRGPDERLMSQVRDGVKAINDAVEINIACSLGMLTQEQVDELSAMGVHRYNHNLETARSHFPNVVTTHSWEERWDTLRMVKDAGMEVCCGGIVGMGESVEQRAEFAGQLAELEPDEVPLNFLAPRPGTPFAGYPLVEGTEALKTIAAFRLALPRTILRYAGGRELTLGDLGTREGMLGGINAVIVGNYLTTLGRPARQDLELLTELKMPIKELGRTL, via the coding sequence GTGACGGACATTCTCGACATCGCGCGCCGCCAGGTACTGGACGAGGGCGAGGGCCTGTCGCAGGGGCAGGTGCTGGAGGTCCTGAACCTGCCGGACGACCGGCTCCAGGACCTGCTCGCGCTCGCCCACGACGTCCGGATGCGGTGGTGCGGGCCGGAGGTCGAGGTCGAGGGGATCGTGTCGCTGAAGACCGGCGGCTGCCCGGAGGACTGCCACTTCTGCTCGCAGTCCGGCAAGTTCGAGTCGCCCGTCCGGTCGGTGTGGCTGAACATCCCCGAACTGGTCGAGGCGGCCAGGGAGACCGCCGCGACCGGTGCCACCGAGTTCTGCATCGTCGCCGCCGTGCGGGGACCGGACGAGCGGCTGATGTCGCAGGTCCGCGACGGCGTCAAGGCCATCAACGACGCCGTCGAGATCAACATCGCGTGCTCGCTCGGCATGCTCACCCAGGAGCAGGTGGACGAGCTGTCCGCGATGGGCGTCCACCGCTACAACCACAACCTGGAGACGGCCCGCTCCCATTTCCCGAACGTGGTCACCACCCACTCGTGGGAGGAGCGCTGGGACACCCTCCGCATGGTCAAGGACGCCGGCATGGAGGTGTGCTGCGGCGGCATCGTCGGCATGGGCGAGAGCGTCGAGCAGCGCGCCGAGTTCGCCGGGCAGCTCGCGGAGCTGGAGCCCGACGAGGTCCCGCTGAACTTCCTCGCGCCGCGGCCCGGCACCCCGTTCGCCGGCTACCCGCTGGTCGAGGGCACCGAGGCGCTGAAGACGATCGCCGCGTTCCGGCTCGCCCTGCCCCGCACCATCCTGCGGTACGCCGGCGGCCGCGAGCTCACCCTCGGCGACCTCGGCACCCGCGAGGGCATGCTCGGCGGCATCAACGCCGTCATCGTCGGCAACTACCTCACCACCCTGGGCCGTCCGGCCCGGCAGGACCTGGAACTGCTCACCGAGCTGAAGATGCCGATCAAGGAGCTCGGCCGGACGCTGTGA
- the bioD gene encoding dethiobiotin synthase, which produces MSVLVVTGTCTGVGKTVVTAALAAVAAARGASVAVVKPGQTGAGKGDPGDLDEVRRLAGIDDVHEYARFPDPLSPAAAARHAGRPPVRMPDVAERVRDLASGRRLVLVEGAGGLLVRYDEEGATIADLARWLGAAVVVVARPDLGTLNHTALTLEAMAHRGVQLAGVVIGAWPDDPDLAMRSNIRDLETIAARPLSGALPAGAGALDPAEFLVAAHRGLAPSFGGGFDAAAFRAAFGPDKENT; this is translated from the coding sequence GTGAGTGTGCTCGTTGTGACCGGGACCTGCACGGGTGTGGGCAAGACCGTCGTCACCGCGGCGCTGGCCGCGGTCGCCGCGGCGCGCGGCGCGTCCGTCGCCGTCGTCAAACCCGGACAGACCGGTGCCGGCAAGGGCGACCCGGGCGACCTCGACGAGGTCCGCAGGCTCGCCGGGATCGACGACGTGCACGAGTACGCGCGGTTCCCCGACCCGCTGTCCCCGGCCGCCGCGGCCCGCCACGCGGGCCGGCCCCCCGTCCGGATGCCGGACGTCGCCGAACGCGTCCGGGACCTGGCGTCCGGGCGGCGGCTGGTGCTGGTCGAGGGCGCGGGCGGGCTCCTCGTCCGCTACGACGAGGAGGGCGCCACCATCGCCGACCTCGCGCGCTGGCTCGGCGCCGCCGTCGTGGTGGTGGCCCGGCCCGACCTCGGCACGCTCAACCACACCGCGCTCACCCTGGAGGCGATGGCGCACCGCGGGGTGCAGCTCGCCGGAGTGGTGATCGGCGCGTGGCCGGACGACCCCGACCTCGCCATGCGCAGCAACATCCGCGACCTGGAGACCATCGCGGCCCGCCCGCTGTCGGGCGCGCTGCCCGCCGGCGCGGGCGCCCTGGACCCGGCGGAGTTCCTCGTGGCCGCGCACCGCGGCCTGGCCCCCTCGTTCGGCGGCGGATTCGACGCCGCCGCCTTCCGCGCCGCCTTCGGCCCCGACAAGGAGAACACGTGA
- a CDS encoding GNAT family N-acetyltransferase has protein sequence MIVRLARPEEYDLVGELTVEVYVHGGLVSPESSYVHKLRDAADRAAKAELLVAEDAGQIAGAVAYCPPGSPYAELAGPDEAEFRMLAVLETARGKGAGRAMVRACVERARAAGLSGLRLSTQRNMESAQRMYEKMGFVRTPDHDWTPAPGVVLLTYALSFRNADPTPRTHGDPE, from the coding sequence GTGATCGTTCGGCTGGCGCGCCCGGAGGAGTACGACCTCGTCGGCGAACTGACCGTGGAGGTCTACGTGCACGGCGGCCTGGTCAGTCCAGAGTCGTCGTACGTGCACAAGCTGCGCGACGCCGCCGACCGGGCCGCGAAGGCCGAACTGCTCGTCGCCGAAGACGCCGGGCAGATCGCTGGAGCCGTCGCGTACTGCCCGCCCGGCTCCCCCTACGCGGAGCTCGCCGGACCGGACGAGGCCGAGTTCCGCATGCTCGCCGTCCTGGAGACTGCCCGGGGCAAGGGCGCGGGCCGCGCCATGGTGCGCGCCTGCGTCGAGCGGGCCCGCGCGGCCGGCCTGTCCGGCCTGCGCCTGTCGACGCAGCGCAACATGGAGTCCGCGCAGCGCATGTACGAGAAGATGGGCTTCGTCCGCACCCCCGACCACGACTGGACCCCGGCCCCAGGCGTGGTCCTCCTCACCTACGCCCTGTCGTTCCGGAACGCGGACCCGACTCCCCGCACACATGGAGACCCCGAGTGA
- the bsaP gene encoding biotin synthase auxiliary protein BsaP: protein MYCDRCGEPAEGDHTPCRTARRMEPPRYCPDCRRRLKVQVTPTAWTAECSHHGPLTPEGQAP, encoded by the coding sequence GTGTACTGCGACCGCTGCGGCGAGCCCGCCGAGGGCGACCACACCCCCTGCCGGACCGCCCGCCGGATGGAACCGCCCCGCTACTGCCCCGACTGCCGCCGCCGCCTGAAAGTCCAGGTCACCCCGACGGCCTGGACCGCCGAATGCTCCCACCACGGCCCCCTCACCCCCGAGGGTCAAGCGCCCTAG